A single region of the Salmo salar chromosome ssa16, Ssal_v3.1, whole genome shotgun sequence genome encodes:
- the LOC106574050 gene encoding zinc finger protein 287, which yields MSSSVPFHTQLTSIMEVLMNAAVSEICELVDDGYAVLHLEISRSQKENDVLRERLQIMETRNAHGHGKKSVGLAHERSIRNHLPVRPVLNLETGENRYNESPMGKELNHLCSDEEHSSKENEDSVKQSCAVMKSMVKEMRKPGCIQIKEERLEGTISLQNYPMIKGESSVESGADEDKRDVIGHTQTDSLFEDYDSHINADQESESTFQKLQHMNVAHHVQRQGYSGLWTPRSTETDSEDPACSYAAEMSPTRVTAHTKQQRQTSVAEETLFAVESHNVKPEAAMLDSGPYEEKYQSSSNDNYYDNDSSNDLHPQNSISSEASENFGNIFSNSQENMRENTARSKVGIVQRYMAGHTIQHRVGKREKRFVCGFCRKSFTCPKYLQSHQRVHTGEKPFSCSQCGKRFGQAGYLKKHQNVHTGEKPFVCPLCGKRFADSSNLIRHKSVHTGERPFICIQCGERFAAKDNLRIHLERNHSGCSSAGDVMSPSIP from the exons ATGTCGTCTTCCGTTCCTTttcacacacagctcacctccaTTATGGAGGTCTTGATGAACGCGGCCGTGTCAGAAATATGCGAACTTGTGGACGATGGATACGCCGTTTTACACTTGGAAATATCTCGAAGTCAAAAAGAAAATGAcgttttgagggagaggttacagATAATGGAGACGCGTAATGCGCATGGACATGGAAAGAAGTCAGTAGGCCTAGCTCACGAGCGCTCCATCAGAAATCACCTCCCAGTGAGACCAGTCCTCAACTTGG AGACTGGTGAAAATCGATATAACGAGAGTCCCATGGGGAAAGAGTTGAACCACCTTTGCAGCGATGAGGAGCATTCAAGCAAAGAAAATGAAGATTCTGTAAAACAGTCTTGTGCTGTAATGAAG TCTATGGTGAAGGAGATGCGTAAGCCTGGGTGCATCCAAATCAAAGAGGAAAGACTGGAGGGCACCATAAGCCTACAGAATTACCCAATGATAAAAGGGGAGA GCAGTGTTGAATCAGGCGCTGATGAAGACAAAAGAGATGTGATTGGGCACACTCAGACCGACAGTCTCTTTGAGGACTATGATTCTCACATCAACGCAGACCAAGAAAGCGAGAGCACTTTCCAGAAACTTCAGCATATGAACGTTGCACACCACGTACAGAGGCAGGGATACTCAGGCTTGTGGACACCAAGAAGCACTGAAACAGATTCTGAGGATCCAGCTTGCTCTTATGCTGCGGAAATGAGCCCCACTCGTGTCACAGCTCACACAAAGCAACAACGACAGACTTCCGTAGCTGAGGAAACTTTGTTCGCTGTTGAATCTCACAATGTGAAACCAGAGGCTGCAATGCTTGATTCTGGACCCTATGAAGAAAAATATCAATCTAGCAGTAATGATAATTATTATGATAATGATAGCAGTAATGATTTGCATCCGCAAAACAGCATCTCTTCCGAGGCTAGTGAAAACTTTGGAAATATTTTCTCTAACAGTCAAGAAAAtatgagagagaacacagcaagGTCAAAGGTGGGCATAGTCCAACGCTACATGGCAGGACATACAATTCAGCACAGGGTTGGCAAGCGAGAAAAACGGTTTGTTTGTGGCTTCTGCAGAAAAAGTTTCACTTGTCCAAAGTATCTTCAGTCTCACCAGCgggttcacacaggagagaaacccttcagctgttctcagtgtgggaagagGTTCGGCCAAGCTGGTTATCTGAAGAAACATCAGAACGTCCACACGGGAGAGAAACCATTTGTTTGCCCACTGTGTGGAAAGCGGTTTGCGGACTCTAGTAATCTCATCAGACACAAGAGTGTTCACACAGGAGAAAGACCCTTCATCTGCATACAGTGTGGGGAGAGGTTTGCTGCAAAAGACAACCTTAGAATTCACCTAGAGAGAAACCATTCTGGTTGCTCAAGTGCTGGAGATGTTATGTCACCGAGTATACCATGA